One genomic window of Methanosarcina acetivorans C2A includes the following:
- a CDS encoding PDDEXK nuclease domain-containing protein has product MSRKDSQELGPASNNSLLLEDIRHMIEATRSAVATTVNAGLTTLYWNIGKRIHEEILKGERAEYGQEIVASLGRELATEYGNGFSEKNLRRMIQFAEVFPEEKIVAALRRQLSWTHFKTLIPIEDLLKRDFYAEMCRVERWSTRTLQERIDSMLYERTAISRKPEEVIRHELANLREQDQLTPELVFRDPHVLDFLGLKDLYLEKDLEDAILRELEFFLLELGVGSAFVARQRRTQIDDEDFYIDSLFYHRSLHRLIATDLKFGNFRAEFKGQMELYLRWLDKYERQPGEESPLGIILCAGKKEEQIELLELNRFGIHVAEYLTELLPRELLAERLQHAVKRTKAFSVRLFLPGGDPDGVKTVEKSNWKVKRMVIKISLFIGACSRPEFRATSFWKFWAV; this is encoded by the coding sequence ATGAGCCGCAAGGACAGCCAGGAACTTGGCCCGGCTTCAAATAACTCTCTGCTGCTGGAAGATATTCGTCATATGATCGAAGCGACTCGCTCTGCAGTGGCTACTACCGTTAACGCCGGGCTGACAACACTCTACTGGAATATCGGCAAACGCATCCATGAGGAGATCCTCAAAGGTGAACGAGCAGAATACGGGCAGGAAATTGTCGCCTCACTGGGTCGAGAATTGGCAACTGAATACGGCAATGGATTTTCAGAGAAAAACCTGCGCCGGATGATCCAATTTGCTGAGGTATTCCCTGAGGAGAAAATTGTCGCCGCACTGAGGCGACAATTAAGCTGGACTCATTTCAAGACGCTTATTCCTATCGAAGATCTCCTCAAACGCGACTTTTATGCCGAAATGTGTCGGGTCGAACGCTGGAGCACTCGAACACTGCAAGAAAGAATAGATTCCATGCTGTATGAGCGCACAGCCATTTCACGCAAGCCTGAAGAAGTGATCCGTCATGAACTTGCCAACCTGAGAGAGCAGGACCAATTAACGCCTGAACTTGTTTTCCGGGACCCCCATGTCCTCGACTTCCTCGGCCTGAAAGACCTTTATCTGGAAAAGGACCTGGAAGATGCCATCCTGCGTGAACTTGAGTTTTTTCTGCTGGAACTTGGTGTCGGATCCGCCTTTGTAGCTCGGCAGCGGCGCACCCAGATTGACGACGAAGATTTTTACATTGACTCCCTTTTCTACCACCGTTCCTTGCACAGGCTTATAGCTACTGACCTAAAGTTTGGAAATTTCAGAGCCGAATTCAAAGGCCAGATGGAACTCTACCTGCGCTGGCTGGACAAATATGAAAGGCAACCGGGAGAAGAGTCCCCGCTCGGAATCATTCTCTGCGCCGGAAAGAAAGAAGAACAAATAGAACTTCTGGAACTGAACCGTTTCGGAATACATGTGGCTGAATATCTGACTGAACTGCTGCCCCGTGAACTGCTGGCTGAAAGGCTACAGCATGCTGTTAAGAGAACAAAGGCCTTTTCGGTACGCCTGTTTCTTCCGGGCGGAGACCCGGATGGCGTCAAGACTGTGGAGAAGTCTAACTGGAAAGTAAAAAGGATGGTAATTAAAATATCTCTATTTATTGGGGCCTGCTCACGTCCTGAATTTAGAGCAACGAGCTTTTGGAAGTTTTGGGCGGTATGA
- a CDS encoding AlbA family DNA-binding domain-containing protein, whose amino-acid sequence MTQVFRIFVSSVQKELEDERLIIQNLVSTDPFLSAHCTPVLYEYEPASPDKAIEGCLKTLDSCQVYLLIIGVQYGTFTGELSITHTEYHRAREEKLPILAFIKGSREMDREEGTDAFLRELEVDGFKYKRFGNVIELQKEVREALVKLLKDRFGIAPTSDENLIAKQTIEATSTFESQPLTRILWKDLDHKVARQLVAAAENRKEDELSSADLLAGAMLRGLIWASPGSEEYYATAAGIVLLAKDPSAVFPQCRVLADAYRGSEPDGEPRDHEDIRGPMPLVIDRAVAFIDRNTRHPMKVIGLNRVRVGEYPVEALREALVNAVAHRQYEDAGRKIILEVFPDRVIVSSPGLPPAPITLANLRKGNYRPCSRNPVLAQCLSYFHRIEERGSGFRRMRDQMLNHGLDKPLIGTDTGYFQVTFPGPGENLDRILVPETILLVTPAIEVQLNERQKEILKHVAVTGSVTTGWCMETLNISRDTAHRNLVDLVKRNILVSQGSGRGVIYVLRENISDS is encoded by the coding sequence ATGACTCAAGTATTCAGGATATTCGTAAGTTCAGTGCAGAAAGAACTTGAAGATGAGCGACTCATCATTCAAAATCTTGTGAGCACTGACCCTTTCCTGTCAGCACATTGCACTCCCGTGCTTTATGAGTATGAGCCTGCATCTCCGGATAAGGCAATTGAGGGCTGTCTTAAAACTCTTGACAGTTGCCAGGTATATTTGCTCATAATTGGGGTACAATATGGCACTTTTACCGGAGAACTTTCGATAACTCACACCGAGTATCACAGGGCAAGGGAAGAGAAGCTGCCAATTCTTGCTTTCATTAAGGGCAGCAGGGAAATGGACCGTGAGGAAGGAACCGATGCTTTCCTGAGAGAACTTGAAGTTGATGGTTTTAAGTACAAACGCTTCGGGAATGTAATCGAACTCCAGAAGGAAGTTCGAGAGGCACTGGTAAAGCTTCTTAAAGACAGATTTGGTATTGCTCCGACCAGCGATGAAAATTTGATTGCAAAGCAAACTATCGAGGCCACTTCTACTTTTGAATCGCAGCCGCTCACTCGAATTCTCTGGAAGGATCTTGATCATAAAGTAGCTCGCCAGCTTGTAGCAGCGGCTGAAAACAGAAAAGAAGATGAGTTATCTTCTGCCGACTTACTGGCTGGAGCAATGCTGCGCGGCCTTATCTGGGCTTCCCCGGGATCGGAGGAATATTACGCTACTGCCGCAGGGATAGTACTGCTGGCAAAAGACCCATCTGCGGTTTTTCCTCAGTGCAGGGTGCTTGCAGATGCTTATCGGGGATCCGAACCAGATGGAGAACCGCGTGATCATGAAGACATCAGGGGACCGATGCCCCTGGTCATTGACCGGGCAGTTGCTTTCATTGACCGTAACACCCGACATCCTATGAAAGTTATTGGACTAAACAGGGTTCGTGTTGGTGAATACCCTGTCGAGGCCCTTCGAGAAGCTCTTGTGAACGCTGTCGCCCACAGGCAGTACGAGGATGCCGGGAGAAAGATCATTCTTGAGGTATTCCCTGACAGGGTGATCGTCTCCAGTCCCGGTCTCCCACCAGCCCCTATCACACTTGCCAATTTACGTAAAGGAAATTACAGGCCCTGCTCGCGAAACCCTGTGCTGGCCCAGTGCCTTTCCTATTTCCACAGGATAGAGGAGCGCGGTAGCGGTTTCAGGCGTATGCGAGACCAGATGCTAAATCATGGCCTGGATAAGCCCCTCATAGGAACTGATACCGGATATTTCCAGGTAACCTTCCCAGGACCAGGCGAGAATCTCGACCGCATCCTGGTACCTGAAACCATACTACTGGTGACGCCTGCTATTGAAGTTCAATTGAATGAGAGGCAGAAGGAAATTTTGAAGCATGTAGCTGTAACCGGCTCTGTGACAACCGGCTGGTGTATGGAAACTTTGAATATCTCAAGGGATACTGCTCACCGGAATCTTGTCGATCTGGTCAAAAGGAATATCTTAGTGAGTCAGGGTTCTGGAAGAGGAGTAATCTATGTATTGAGAGAAAATATTTCGGATTCTTAA
- a CDS encoding type I restriction-modification system subunit M N-terminal domain-containing protein produces the protein MITGELKNKIDRIWDTFWSGGIANPLEVIEQITYLLFLRRLDDLHTLEENKSARLKRPMERRIFPEGEDDKGRPYEDLRWSRFKNFAPAEMYTVVSEHVFPFLRTLGGDDSTYAKHMEGARFTIPTPALLSRVVDLLDDVPMEDRDTKGDLYEYAQQDSNRRAERPVPDPTPRYPPDGGTYFPAADRHHM, from the coding sequence ATGATCACTGGTGAACTGAAAAACAAAATCGACCGCATATGGGACACTTTCTGGTCCGGCGGGATAGCCAACCCCCTCGAAGTTATCGAACAAATTACCTACCTGCTGTTTTTACGGAGGCTGGACGACCTCCACACCCTGGAAGAAAACAAATCAGCCCGGCTCAAACGCCCGATGGAACGCCGGATTTTCCCCGAAGGCGAGGACGACAAAGGCCGCCCCTACGAGGACCTGCGCTGGTCCCGTTTCAAAAACTTCGCCCCGGCAGAGATGTATACGGTTGTCAGCGAACACGTCTTCCCCTTCCTGCGAACCCTGGGCGGAGACGACTCCACCTATGCCAAACACATGGAAGGCGCCCGTTTCACCATACCCACGCCCGCCCTGCTCTCAAGAGTGGTGGACCTTCTCGACGACGTACCCATGGAAGACCGCGACACCAAAGGCGACCTCTATGAATACGCTCAGCAAGATAGCAACCGCCGGGCAGAACGGCCAGTTCCGGACCCCACGCCACGTTATCCGCCTGATGGTGGAACTTACTTCCCCGCAGCCGACAGACATCATATGTGA
- a CDS encoding HsdM family class I SAM-dependent methyltransferase, which translates to MNTLSKIATAGQNGQFRTPRHVIRLMVELTSPQPTDIICDPACGTAGFLVCAGEHLREHHPNILHDEKLKQHFHRGMFHGFDFDNTMLRIGSMNMLLHGVENPDIRYRDSLAQDYASDEEAYTLVLANPPFAGSLDYESTSKELLKVVKTKKTELLFVALFMRLLKPGGRAAVIVPDGVLFGSSKAHKELRRMLVEEQKLDAIVSLPGGVFKPYAGVSTAILLFTKTNSGGTDHVWFYDMQADGWSLDDKRSPLLSEDKLGPVPSTGLSEEEHARNNLPDVLARWQERNSGELKRERTEQSFCVPKADIAAQSYDLSLNRYKEVVHEEVEYRAPKEILESLAKLEAEIQQGMKELEGMLG; encoded by the coding sequence ATGAATACGCTCAGCAAGATAGCAACCGCCGGGCAGAACGGCCAGTTCCGGACCCCACGCCACGTTATCCGCCTGATGGTGGAACTTACTTCCCCGCAGCCGACAGACATCATATGTGACCCCGCATGCGGGACAGCCGGATTTCTGGTATGTGCAGGCGAACACCTGCGGGAACACCACCCGAATATCCTGCACGACGAAAAGCTGAAACAGCACTTCCACCGCGGGATGTTCCACGGTTTCGATTTCGACAACACCATGCTCCGCATAGGCAGCATGAATATGCTCCTGCACGGCGTGGAAAACCCGGATATCCGCTACCGCGACTCCCTTGCCCAGGACTATGCCAGCGACGAAGAAGCCTACACGCTTGTCCTTGCAAATCCTCCTTTTGCCGGATCGCTGGACTATGAGAGCACATCAAAGGAACTCCTGAAGGTCGTAAAGACCAAAAAGACCGAACTGCTTTTCGTTGCCCTTTTCATGCGCCTGCTCAAACCCGGAGGTCGGGCTGCTGTTATCGTTCCTGACGGTGTGCTTTTCGGCTCAAGCAAAGCCCATAAGGAGCTTCGCCGGATGCTTGTCGAGGAGCAGAAGCTTGATGCCATTGTTTCCCTTCCGGGCGGCGTTTTCAAGCCCTATGCAGGGGTTTCTACTGCCATCCTCCTTTTCACGAAAACAAATTCAGGAGGCACGGATCATGTCTGGTTCTACGATATGCAGGCCGACGGCTGGAGCCTTGACGATAAACGGAGCCCGCTTCTGAGCGAGGACAAACTGGGTCCTGTCCCTTCAACCGGACTTTCCGAGGAGGAGCACGCCAGAAATAACCTTCCTGATGTCCTTGCCCGCTGGCAGGAACGCAATTCCGGCGAACTCAAACGTGAGAGAACCGAGCAGAGTTTCTGCGTGCCAAAAGCCGACATCGCAGCCCAGAGTTACGACCTTTCCCTCAACCGCTACAAGGAAGTTGTGCATGAGGAAGTGGAATACAGAGCCCCGAAAGAGATACTCGAAAGCCTCGCAAAGCTGGAAGCTGAGATTCAGCAGGGGATGAAAGAACTGGAAGGGATGCTAGGATGA